The following are from one region of the Salinirussus salinus genome:
- a CDS encoding archaellin/type IV pilin N-terminal domain-containing protein: MIDEMNIPTPDDSGRGQVGIGTLIIFIALVLVAAVAAGVLIDTSGQLESRASDTGADAQAEVSNQVEVVSATAETDSSKVQQITLVLKKSAGADPIDLDSATIQYTSDEASKTIDVSNLDTGDDDGPVLSSTGDREAVTIEVGSSGDVDDTLNGGESAELKIVDQSGASTVYGVNVPDVISSQTYVGV; the protein is encoded by the coding sequence GTGATAGACGAAATGAACATACCAACACCCGACGACTCCGGCCGCGGGCAGGTCGGCATCGGCACGTTGATCATCTTCATCGCGCTGGTGCTGGTCGCGGCGGTTGCGGCCGGGGTCCTGATCGACACGTCCGGGCAACTCGAGTCCCGGGCGTCCGATACTGGCGCAGACGCACAGGCAGAGGTTTCGAACCAAGTTGAGGTCGTCTCGGCGACTGCTGAAACTGATAGTAGTAAGGTTCAACAGATCACACTGGTCCTCAAGAAGTCAGCAGGGGCAGACCCGATCGATCTCGATTCGGCCACTATCCAGTACACCAGTGACGAAGCGTCAAAAACAATAGACGTTTCGAATCTCGACACTGGTGACGACGATGGCCCAGTTCTCTCGAGCACTGGAGACCGTGAGGCGGTCACGATCGAGGTTGGCAGCAGTGGTGATGTCGATGACACGCTCAACGGAGGCGAATCGGCAGAGCTCAAGATCGTTGACCAGTCCGGTGCGTCGACCGTCTACGGCGTTAATGTTCCGGACGTGATCAGTTCGCAAACGTATGTCGGTGTGTAA
- a CDS encoding FlaD/FlaE family flagellar protein, with product MFDRLFGRNDGDEEDRADQRRDGGQPPGDPAAPGQPGQPGQPGDLMAGDGDSEGADDGPDVGELDVRLGELEEDVDSLESSLRAVRSSQEEFADSIEEMDDRVRRLVGIYDRLNAAENPFVDDPDARARETNQQGGADAAGGSGGAGPGGPTTPAGTDHVGEEGSVVSFDDLEGGDHGDGDGDGDLGRSHEDSSSDGEHPPGGASDGAGADGDGAHAPVSEAVSDPDTRPVLESVPDSYAGEMLVMEWLSVLMEGSGPADALRAVGHYEDAGWISREVRDHLVDVIGGPTLDVHVDPTQSHESTADEHAISYRYLSVLAQLDDV from the coding sequence ATGTTTGATAGACTGTTCGGACGGAACGACGGTGACGAGGAGGACCGAGCCGACCAGAGACGGGACGGCGGACAGCCTCCGGGTGACCCCGCCGCACCCGGCCAGCCGGGACAGCCGGGGCAGCCCGGCGACCTGATGGCCGGCGACGGCGACAGCGAGGGCGCGGACGACGGGCCGGACGTCGGCGAACTCGACGTGCGCCTTGGCGAACTCGAGGAGGACGTCGACTCGCTCGAGTCCTCCCTGCGCGCAGTCCGGAGCTCGCAGGAGGAGTTCGCCGACAGCATCGAGGAGATGGACGACAGGGTGCGCCGGCTGGTCGGCATCTACGACCGTCTCAACGCGGCCGAGAACCCGTTCGTCGACGACCCCGACGCCCGCGCGCGAGAGACGAATCAGCAGGGTGGGGCTGACGCCGCGGGCGGGTCCGGTGGGGCTGGCCCGGGAGGGCCGACCACACCAGCCGGAACCGACCACGTCGGCGAGGAGGGGTCGGTCGTCAGCTTCGACGACCTCGAGGGGGGAGACCACGGCGACGGCGACGGCGACGGTGATCTCGGCCGGAGCCACGAGGACTCCTCCAGCGACGGCGAGCACCCTCCCGGGGGGGCGTCTGACGGCGCAGGCGCGGACGGTGACGGCGCGCACGCGCCGGTGAGTGAGGCGGTGAGTGACCCCGACACGCGGCCGGTTCTGGAGTCGGTTCCGGACAGCTACGCGGGCGAGATGCTCGTGATGGAGTGGCTGTCGGTGCTGATGGAGGGGTCTGGCCCCGCGGACGCGCTGCGCGCGGTCGGGCACTACGAGGACGCGGGGTGGATCTCCCGGGAGGTCAGAGACCATCTCGTCGACGTGATCGGCGGACCGACACTCGACGTGCACGTCGACCCGACCCAGTCCCATGAGTCGACGGCCGACGAACACGCAATCTCGTACCGCTATCTGAGTGTCCTGGCTCAGCTCGACGACGTCTGA
- a CDS encoding CARDB domain-containing protein, translating to MASTSVSTLVIFIAAVSIAAAVSGVMVTTVGDIANSVDERGGDVAADIDTDIEIISDPGSGAVYDDSQEEVTVLVKNTGRRTVQARSSAVEVLVDGRYVPPSAYDVTVLDSDAWHTGTVARVVVNESVTAGDHRVTVVVDSERETLRFRT from the coding sequence GTGGCCAGCACCTCCGTCTCGACGCTCGTCATCTTCATCGCCGCAGTGAGCATCGCGGCCGCCGTCTCGGGCGTGATGGTCACGACTGTTGGCGACATCGCGAACTCGGTGGACGAGCGCGGCGGCGACGTCGCCGCTGACATCGACACCGACATCGAGATCATCAGCGACCCCGGCAGCGGTGCGGTGTACGACGACAGCCAGGAGGAGGTGACGGTGCTCGTCAAAAACACCGGGAGACGGACGGTACAGGCCCGGTCGTCGGCGGTCGAAGTGCTCGTCGACGGACGGTACGTCCCCCCCTCAGCGTACGACGTCACTGTCCTCGACAGCGATGCGTGGCACACCGGAACGGTCGCCAGGGTCGTGGTAAACGAGTCGGTGACAGCCGGAGACCACCGCGTCACCGTCGTGGTGGATAGCGAACGCGAGACCCTCAGGTTCCGAACATGA
- a CDS encoding fla cluster protein FlaF, whose amino-acid sequence MGFSVSGAVAVVFVGLLVSAATLYPAVDRASERRADAVDARNERALERQNTAISLVNATYNTSRETLTVTVRNTGASTLDVRAVDLLVDGTYATPAAANRTVEGDAATDVWEPGETLTLTRSEPDAPERVLVASGLGVAVTGTVEVV is encoded by the coding sequence ATGGGCTTCAGCGTGAGTGGGGCCGTGGCTGTGGTGTTCGTCGGCTTGCTGGTCAGCGCCGCGACCCTCTACCCGGCCGTCGACCGGGCGAGCGAGCGACGCGCCGACGCGGTCGACGCGCGCAACGAGCGCGCCCTCGAGCGCCAGAATACGGCGATCAGCCTGGTCAATGCCACGTACAACACGAGCCGGGAGACGCTCACCGTGACCGTCAGGAACACCGGCGCCTCGACGCTCGACGTTCGGGCGGTAGACCTGCTGGTCGACGGGACGTACGCGACACCCGCGGCGGCCAACCGCACCGTCGAGGGAGACGCGGCGACCGACGTCTGGGAACCGGGCGAGACGCTGACGCTCACGCGGAGCGAGCCGGACGCGCCCGAACGGGTGCTCGTCGCCTCCGGACTGGGGGTCGCCGTCACCGGGACCGTGGAGGTGGTCTGA
- a CDS encoding FlaD/FlaE family flagellar protein, translated as MGDADHTRPYLDGPVDTDRAETLIQWAKYLGTTFGTSGALCALRYYERLGWLTPAARVEVEQQLQGLSIEEIHSKKYDEPGHLTGPLASLSGTPFGAHAKSLEFIANLAGADLEGDILRTELAKNRAGVDLPDPSSGGATPVPSGE; from the coding sequence ATGGGAGACGCCGACCACACGCGGCCGTACCTCGACGGCCCGGTCGACACCGACCGGGCGGAGACGCTCATCCAGTGGGCCAAGTACCTCGGGACGACGTTCGGGACCAGCGGCGCACTCTGTGCGCTCCGGTACTACGAACGGCTCGGCTGGCTCACTCCGGCGGCCAGAGTCGAGGTCGAGCAGCAGCTCCAGGGGCTCTCGATCGAGGAGATCCACTCGAAGAAATACGACGAGCCGGGCCATCTCACTGGACCGCTCGCGTCGCTATCCGGAACACCGTTCGGCGCACACGCCAAGTCACTGGAATTCATCGCGAATCTCGCCGGCGCGGACCTTGAGGGCGACATCCTCCGGACCGAGCTGGCAAAGAACCGGGCCGGGGTCGACCTCCCGGACCCGTCCAGTGGGGGAGCGACTCCAGTCCCATCCGGGGAGTGA
- a CDS encoding type II/IV secretion system ATPase subunit, whose amino-acid sequence MRANTRLTEPLRAVMDDHDHVAAHLQSFHERTGTYPVYAEEPTDEHATGKPNLLYPAEPPVYVHVHGEPGSDTTYYCLEPSLSPREERLYGRLREEVLDRSVSKPVPGESEDFDTHIDDLVDAVLTVDGDGSSVLGRVREAVTGGQFTVDRRTYDRLRYVLKRDIVGLGPLEPVMADSMNEDIHVIGPHACYVDHGVFGMVETTVDFGDTEQFDSWIRNMGERMDHPVSDSDPIIDSTLPNGSRINIIYSDDVSIKGPSLTIRQGEEVPLSIFQITKWGTLSPELAAYLWLCMENEQTVFVVGETASGKTTTLNSMFSFIPRDHKIYTAEDTAEVMPPHDNWQQLLTREGSGGDDSAVDMFDLVAAALRSRPEYIVVGEVRGAEAQMAFQAAQTGHPVLLTFHASDIVSMIQRFTSNPINVPETFMDNCDVALFQNRVKQDDDILRRVTSVQEIEGYSEQEGGVVTRESFTWDPRDDEVVFKGRNNSHVLENQIATLLGYEDTREIYDELDRRAEIIRRLIDADVVGYHEVNEAIETFQRDGVEALPIDIQGLAEVSR is encoded by the coding sequence ATGAGAGCGAACACCCGTCTCACGGAGCCGCTACGCGCCGTCATGGACGACCACGACCACGTCGCTGCCCACCTCCAGTCGTTCCATGAACGGACCGGGACCTACCCCGTGTACGCCGAGGAGCCGACAGACGAGCACGCCACGGGAAAGCCGAACCTCCTCTACCCGGCTGAACCACCGGTGTACGTCCACGTCCACGGCGAGCCCGGCAGCGACACCACCTACTACTGCCTCGAGCCGTCGCTGTCCCCCCGCGAGGAACGGCTCTACGGCCGGCTCCGGGAGGAGGTGCTCGACCGCTCGGTCTCCAAGCCCGTCCCCGGCGAGAGTGAGGATTTCGACACCCACATCGACGACCTCGTCGACGCCGTCCTGACCGTCGACGGCGACGGGAGTTCGGTTCTGGGTCGGGTGCGGGAGGCGGTCACGGGTGGTCAGTTCACCGTCGACCGGCGGACCTACGACCGGCTCCGGTACGTCCTCAAGCGGGACATCGTCGGGCTCGGGCCACTGGAGCCAGTGATGGCCGACTCGATGAACGAGGACATCCACGTCATCGGGCCCCACGCCTGCTACGTCGACCACGGAGTGTTCGGGATGGTCGAGACGACGGTCGACTTCGGCGACACCGAGCAGTTCGACAGCTGGATCCGGAACATGGGCGAGCGGATGGACCATCCGGTGTCGGATTCGGACCCGATCATCGACTCGACGCTCCCGAACGGCTCCCGGATCAACATCATCTACTCCGACGACGTGAGCATCAAGGGGCCCTCACTGACGATCCGCCAGGGGGAGGAGGTCCCGCTGTCGATATTCCAGATCACGAAGTGGGGGACTCTGTCGCCGGAACTCGCGGCGTATCTCTGGCTGTGTATGGAGAACGAACAGACGGTGTTCGTGGTCGGCGAGACGGCCTCTGGGAAGACCACGACGCTCAACTCGATGTTCTCGTTCATCCCGCGGGACCACAAGATCTACACCGCCGAGGACACCGCCGAGGTGATGCCCCCCCACGACAACTGGCAACAGCTCCTCACCCGCGAGGGCAGCGGCGGTGACGACTCCGCGGTCGACATGTTCGACCTGGTCGCTGCGGCGCTGCGGTCGCGTCCGGAGTACATCGTCGTCGGCGAGGTACGCGGCGCCGAGGCACAGATGGCGTTCCAGGCGGCACAGACCGGCCACCCGGTGTTGCTCACCTTCCACGCCAGCGACATCGTCTCCATGATCCAGCGGTTCACCTCCAACCCGATCAACGTCCCCGAGACGTTCATGGACAACTGCGACGTCGCGCTGTTCCAGAACCGGGTCAAGCAGGACGACGACATCCTCAGACGGGTAACGAGCGTCCAGGAGATCGAGGGCTACTCCGAACAGGAGGGTGGCGTCGTGACCCGCGAATCGTTCACCTGGGACCCCCGCGACGACGAGGTCGTGTTCAAAGGCCGGAACAACAGTCACGTCCTCGAGAACCAGATCGCGACCCTGCTGGGCTATGAGGATACCCGTGAGATCTACGACGAACTCGACCGTCGTGCGGAGATCATCCGCCGGCTGATCGACGCGGACGTCGTGGGGTACCACGAGGTCAACGAGGCCATCGAGACCTTCCAGCGCGACGGGGTCGAAGCCCTCCCCATCGACATCCAGGGGCTCGCGGAGGTGAGTCGGTAG
- a CDS encoding ATPase, which yields MNHLSLGLEKRDRVNNAFGGGLPEGSLVLVEGGTGAGKSVLASRVVYGLCEEGTTVGAVSTALSVGEYVRQMHSLSYGVVDHLLEDRLRYFRARVDGDQRLLDRFLRPSPLWDRAAVVADGFGTLCRNDPGLGPVLGTDDADLAMERVVSRLEPALAADTVVVLTVDPATVGDRALGPLRSAADVLLEIQTEVVGQSVRRSAVVRRFAGMKSPVDDTISFSVQQGRGLVIESRTVA from the coding sequence ATGAACCACCTCTCGCTGGGCCTGGAGAAACGCGACCGGGTCAACAACGCCTTCGGTGGCGGACTCCCCGAGGGGAGTCTCGTCCTCGTCGAGGGCGGGACCGGGGCCGGGAAGTCCGTACTCGCTTCCCGGGTCGTCTACGGGCTCTGCGAGGAGGGAACGACCGTCGGAGCGGTGTCGACGGCACTGTCGGTCGGGGAGTACGTCAGGCAGATGCACTCGCTGTCCTACGGCGTCGTCGACCACCTCCTCGAGGACCGCCTGCGGTACTTCCGTGCGCGGGTCGACGGCGACCAGCGGTTACTGGACCGGTTTCTGCGCCCGAGCCCGCTGTGGGACCGGGCGGCTGTTGTCGCCGACGGGTTCGGAACGCTCTGCCGGAACGACCCGGGGCTGGGGCCGGTGCTCGGCACCGACGACGCGGACCTGGCGATGGAGCGGGTCGTCTCCCGGCTCGAACCGGCGCTCGCGGCGGATACGGTCGTGGTGTTGACCGTCGACCCCGCCACGGTGGGTGACCGTGCGCTGGGACCGCTCCGGTCGGCCGCCGACGTGCTCCTGGAAATACAAACCGAGGTCGTCGGGCAGTCGGTCCGGCGGAGTGCGGTTGTCCGCCGGTTCGCCGGCATGAAAAGTCCCGTCGACGACACGATCAGCTTCTCCGTCCAGCAGGGTCGGGGGCTTGTCATCGAGTCGAGGACCGTCGCATGA
- a CDS encoding type I restriction enzyme HsdR N-terminal domain-containing protein, giving the protein MDREEIDEYVQRCQQLIESSPQMDEENTKVKLIQPFLELLGWDLYSTEVALEYTIPMASGSTHVDYALLVGDSPVVFVEAKPVRSTLTDDEVRQLRSYMRQELDVDWGILTNGKSFEVLTKNRRGNGGEEVSVVQFDLDDLAENPEVLELLTKESIRSGKSDEVAEQVAQTNRAIRHLENHEDSVTESVAEAVENEVNGLTIDIEEQSREFVQNLVSVLREQRHFVSEESPSDPDGRSERTKEAASDVPDETDPLENRVAGKIARKDIEGDPDARVAVFPTKESGLPFLKENEAWGFVRVGSDFDYVAMYVTGNVREVKYFATVRDVVDPADAELVREPSGYKDGAKIEEGKQVVRFQPGSLYELEDPVPFESKYPQGLRYTTLGDLRTAETTDDML; this is encoded by the coding sequence ATGGACCGGGAGGAAATCGACGAGTACGTCCAGCGGTGCCAGCAACTCATCGAGTCGTCACCGCAGATGGACGAGGAGAACACGAAGGTCAAACTCATCCAGCCGTTTCTCGAACTTCTCGGGTGGGACCTCTACTCGACGGAGGTCGCACTCGAATACACGATCCCGATGGCCTCGGGGAGCACTCACGTCGATTACGCCCTGCTCGTCGGGGACTCCCCGGTGGTGTTCGTGGAGGCAAAGCCGGTCCGGTCGACACTCACCGACGACGAGGTCCGGCAGTTACGCAGCTACATGCGACAGGAACTGGACGTCGACTGGGGAATCCTGACCAACGGGAAATCCTTCGAGGTGCTGACGAAGAACCGCCGCGGGAACGGCGGCGAGGAGGTCTCGGTCGTCCAGTTCGACCTCGACGACCTCGCCGAGAATCCGGAGGTGCTGGAACTGCTCACGAAGGAGTCGATCCGCTCGGGGAAATCCGACGAAGTGGCGGAGCAGGTCGCCCAGACGAACCGCGCGATCCGGCATCTGGAGAACCACGAGGATAGTGTGACCGAATCCGTCGCCGAGGCGGTGGAAAACGAAGTCAACGGACTCACCATCGACATCGAGGAGCAGTCTCGGGAGTTCGTTCAGAATCTCGTCTCGGTGCTCCGCGAACAGCGACACTTCGTTAGCGAGGAATCGCCCAGCGACCCCGATGGACGGAGCGAGAGAACGAAAGAAGCAGCCAGTGATGTTCCCGACGAAACCGACCCGCTCGAAAACCGAGTAGCGGGCAAAATAGCGCGGAAAGACATAGAGGGCGACCCCGATGCGCGCGTTGCGGTGTTTCCGACGAAAGAATCCGGGCTCCCGTTTCTCAAAGAAAACGAGGCGTGGGGATTCGTCCGGGTTGGGAGCGACTTCGATTATGTTGCGATGTACGTTACCGGGAATGTTCGAGAGGTGAAATATTTCGCCACGGTCCGGGACGTCGTCGATCCCGCGGACGCTGAGTTGGTGCGCGAGCCTTCCGGCTACAAGGACGGGGCAAAAATCGAAGAAGGAAAGCAGGTGGTCCGGTTCCAGCCGGGTTCGCTCTACGAACTCGAAGACCCGGTCCCGTTCGAATCGAAATATCCGCAG
- the flaJ gene encoding archaellar assembly protein FlaJ, producing the protein MATRRDSAPDADPGGVAGQLRRLFRSVADAYRFMEMPAERYALLVLLPGLAVPVVTFLGLVVTTPPLFVAIPLGLLSLIPPVVAAIYPKIAADRRRREVREQFHLLLTHITVLSTTNIDRVEIFRTLARVEEYGVLAEEMGRVTALVDTWNQSLDDACRRRSRRVSSELLSDFLERLAYTVGAGQALDEFLIDEQESIIQEFVIRYESALSKLDVMKELYLSMMLSTTFILVFATVLPLLLGTPPTLLMGGVIAMFGVVQVGFLVLIHTTAPSDPLWIEAGSEHSPAYRVWPAVIAGAALTVVATVVVAAVGLGYTPLARDVLPLPVYLAIPTTPMLIPGLAMRREGRKVTDRDREFPAFIRALGSVESVKQTSTANVLESLRHKDFGSLTDNVDNLYKRLRTRIDVEGSWQLFAAETGSYLIHKFGDMYVVGRRMGGDPRQLGGIISANINEVLRVREQRQQATRTFIGVVYGVTAAALFSAFIGLEIAEQMLSIADGLGGQNGDLIGSLFSTGNYDIALMEFLLLVVVLLNAVLSALMIRVIDRGHFVSALTHFVFLTWTGALVATATQVVAGGLLA; encoded by the coding sequence GTGGCGACCCGTCGTGACTCGGCCCCGGACGCCGACCCGGGGGGCGTGGCTGGCCAACTGCGCCGGCTCTTCCGGTCGGTCGCCGATGCGTACCGGTTCATGGAGATGCCGGCCGAACGCTACGCACTCCTCGTGCTCCTGCCGGGGCTCGCGGTCCCGGTCGTGACGTTTCTCGGCCTCGTGGTCACGACACCGCCGCTGTTCGTCGCCATCCCGCTCGGACTGTTGAGCCTCATCCCGCCGGTGGTCGCGGCCATCTATCCGAAGATCGCTGCCGACCGGCGCCGCCGCGAGGTCCGGGAGCAGTTTCATCTCCTGTTGACACACATCACCGTGCTCTCGACGACGAACATCGACCGCGTGGAGATCTTCCGGACGCTGGCTCGGGTCGAGGAGTACGGCGTACTCGCCGAAGAGATGGGACGGGTCACAGCCCTCGTCGACACGTGGAACCAGTCGCTGGACGACGCCTGCCGGCGCCGGTCGAGACGCGTCTCCTCCGAGCTGCTCTCGGACTTTCTCGAACGGTTGGCCTACACCGTCGGCGCTGGACAGGCGTTGGACGAGTTCCTGATCGACGAACAGGAGTCGATCATCCAGGAGTTCGTCATCCGGTACGAGTCGGCGCTGTCGAAGCTGGACGTGATGAAAGAGCTGTACCTCTCGATGATGCTGTCGACGACGTTCATCCTGGTGTTCGCCACAGTGTTGCCGCTGTTGCTCGGGACCCCACCAACGCTGTTGATGGGCGGTGTCATCGCGATGTTCGGAGTGGTCCAGGTCGGCTTTCTGGTGTTGATCCACACGACTGCTCCCAGCGACCCGCTGTGGATCGAGGCCGGCAGCGAACACTCCCCCGCCTACCGGGTATGGCCGGCAGTCATCGCCGGCGCCGCCCTCACCGTGGTGGCGACGGTCGTGGTGGCAGCCGTCGGCCTCGGGTACACGCCGCTCGCGCGAGACGTGCTCCCGTTGCCGGTGTATCTCGCCATCCCGACCACGCCGATGCTCATTCCGGGGCTTGCGATGCGACGCGAGGGACGGAAGGTTACCGACCGCGACCGGGAGTTTCCCGCGTTCATTCGCGCACTCGGCAGTGTCGAATCGGTCAAACAGACCTCAACCGCGAACGTCCTCGAGTCACTCCGACACAAGGATTTCGGCTCGCTGACCGACAACGTCGACAACCTCTACAAGCGGCTCCGGACACGGATCGATGTCGAGGGGTCCTGGCAGCTCTTTGCCGCCGAGACCGGGTCGTATCTCATCCACAAGTTCGGGGATATGTACGTCGTCGGGCGGCGGATGGGCGGTGACCCACGGCAGCTCGGGGGGATCATATCCGCAAACATCAATGAGGTTCTGCGGGTGCGCGAGCAACGCCAGCAGGCGACGCGGACGTTCATCGGCGTCGTCTACGGAGTTACCGCCGCCGCGCTGTTCTCCGCGTTCATCGGGCTGGAGATCGCCGAACAGATGCTCTCGATCGCCGACGGACTCGGCGGACAGAACGGCGACCTGATCGGGTCGCTGTTCTCGACCGGCAACTACGACATCGCGCTCATGGAGTTTCTGCTGCTCGTGGTCGTGCTCCTGAACGCCGTGCTTTCTGCGCTGATGATCCGTGTGATCGACCGCGGACACTTCGTGAGCGCGCTGACTCACTTCGTATTCCTGACGTGGACCGGCGCGCTCGTGGCCACCGCGACACAGGTGGTAGCCGGCGGCCTCCTGGCATGA